Proteins from a genomic interval of Aspergillus flavus chromosome 7, complete sequence:
- a CDS encoding glutamyl-tRNA amidotransferase, subunit A, which produces MREDKSSKKPKMLSSVLLVLFSAAVGAKTVPNGQTLTLNGIPYYLSGIPISNFSHNVFDKASNDVDIFPFTVIQTSSTVHSSFLSETVANFTQQDDVFQPAFLQTVYLTSSVEASQIDELSGSEALHQFDNKMFLTESDASLSTPLPNGPYFASARTGHIFRAYRLYSDDSLAFISAAISDESGGFIPMTGVTEGVMTKNVAVPSRLYYTPTAEKPLAGLRLAVKDIFHVKGLRTSGGSRAYYYLYDEQNVTTPSVQRLFDLGAVMVGKVGTVQFANGDRPTADWVDLHCPFNPRGDGYQYPSGSSSGSGAAIAAYEWLDLAIGSDTGGSMRGPAGVQGIYGNRPSTGAITLEHALPLSPPLDTAGMFARSASLWSKTVQAWYPNFNRSYPSHPKQLYLSHSNWDESTAPEANEHLETFMQRLEDFLDTNRTIVNVTERWSETHNSPSLINLLNTTYAYLVGVGQWNNLAKGFFADYAQAHDGRRPFINPGPLARWEWGQANGGNASYDAALHNMTVFRDWWSTSGYGRSDDDSCSEGIFVHAWATGAADYRNRYFNPPGPPFGFTDDAIAVFAGAPEVVVPLGESPYNSTITLHEEYLPVSIGLQMARGCDRALAELVDDLGKAGILKPVSAGSRLYS; this is translated from the coding sequence TTCTCCTTGTCCTCTTCTCAGCGGCCGTGGGGGCAAAGACCGTGCCCAACGGCCAAACACTCACCCTCAACGGCATACCCTACTATCTCAGTGGGATCCCGATTTCGAATTTCTCACATAATGTTTTCGATAAAGCAAGCAACGATGTCGATATCTTCCCTTTTACAGTCATCCAGACTTCTAGCACCGTTCATAGTAGCTTTCTGAGTGAAACAGTTGCCAATTTTACCCAGCAGGATGACGTGTTCCAACCTGCGTTTCTTCAGACCGTCTATTTGACTTCTTCTGTTGAGGCGTCGCAAATCGACGAACTGTCTGGCAGCGAAGCTTTGCACCAGTTTGACAATAAGATGTTCCTAACCGAATCTGATGCTTCCTTGTCTACGCCCCTTCCGAATGGACCTTATTTTGCTTCCGCCCGCACAGGACACATTTTCAGAGCCTATCGTCTCTACTCTGATGACTCTTTGGCGTTCATCTCGGCCGCTATTAGCGATGAGAGTGGTGGTTTCATTCCTATGACTGGAGTTACAGAGGGCGTCATGACGAAAAATGTCGCTGTCCCATCCCGTCTCTACTACACCCCTACTGCTGAAAAGCCTTTAGCTGGTCTCCGGCTGGCCGTGAAGGATATATTCCACGTTAAGGGTCTTAGAACCAGTGGTGGAAGCCGTGCGTACTACTACCTCTACGATGAGCAGAATGTTACCACTCCCTCTGTGCAACGGCTCTTTGACCTGGGTGCCGTAATGGTCGGAAAGGTGGGCACTGTTCAATTCGCCAATGGTGATCGTCCTACTGCGGACTGGGTCGATCTGCACTGTCCATTCAACCCCCGAGGGGACGGATATCAATATCCCAGTGGCTCCTCGTCTGGTTCGGGTGCTGCCATCGCCGCGTATGAATGGTTAGATCTGGCTATTGGCAGTGACACGGGTGGTTCCATGCGCGGACCTGCCGGTGTGCAGGGTATCTATGGTAATCGGCCATCAACTGGGGCTATCACTTTAGAGCATGCCTTGCCACTCTCGCCTCCACTCGATACAGCCGGTATGTTCGCACGAAGCGCGTCTTTATGGTCAAAGACCGTCCAAGCCTGGTACCCCAACTTCAACCGCAGCTATCCATCCCACCCCAAACAGCTCTACCTCTCTCACAGCAACTGGGACGAGTCCACCGCACCCGAAGCAAACGAACATCTGGAAACATTCATGCAGAGACTCGAAGATTTCCTGGATACAAATCGCACAATCGTCAACGTCACAGAACGTTGGTCCGAAACACACAACTCACCCTCTTTGATCAACCTCCTGAACACAACCTACGCCTACCTAGTCGGCGTCGGCCAATGGAATAATCTCGCCAAAGGCTTCTTCGCAGACTACGCCCAAGCCCACGACGGCCGTCGCCCATTCATCAATCCCGGTCCCTTGGCCCGCTGGGAATGGGGCCAAGCAAACGGTGGAAACGCATCCTACGACGCCGCCCTGCATAACATGACTGTCTTCCGAGACTGGTGGTCGACGTCCGGATACGGACGTTCTGATGATGATTCTTGCTCGGAAGGTATCTTCGTACACGCCTGGGCCACCGGAGCAGCAGACTACCGTAACCGGTACTTCAACCCTCCTGGTCCCCCGTTCGGATTCACAGACGACGCTATCGCCGTTTTCGCGGGCGCGCCTGAAGTTGTTGTCCCATTGGGCGAGTCGCCTTATAACAGTACCATCACGTTGCACGAGGAGTATCTCCCTGTTTCGATCGGCTTGCAGATGGCTAGAGGCTGCGATCGGGCACTTGCTGAGTTGGTGGATGATCTAGGCAAGGCAGGGATTTTGAAGCCTGTTTCTGCGGGCTCGAGATTATATTCTTAA
- a CDS encoding DltD N-terminal domain protein — protein sequence MPRDNIEFQTADHVTLRGWFFRPPTKAPETRLPCLVMSHGFSALKEMELDTFAEYFTQNLPISCLVYDNRGFGDSDTKEGQPRHEILPSQQTSDISDAITYAQSRADVDPDRIGIWGSSYSGGHVLWVGAVDRRVKVVLSQVPFVDGWQNMGRLIRPDIMEALNKSYQEDRLARAAGKPPATMKVVDEDPLKPSALPTPDSYQFFHGWEVKSNWKNEVTLKSLEALRGYVPSTHIAHISPTPLLMTVADNDVITPADIALEAYSRAREPKKLHIFPGGHFDGYAGKGFERIVSVQVDFLKEHFVG from the exons ATGCCTCGTGATAATATCGAATTTCAAACAGCCGATCACGTCACCTTGCGAGGCTGGTTCTTCCGTCCTCCAACAAAGGCACCGGAAACAAGACTGCCCTGCCTTGTCATGTCCCATGGATTCTCCGCCCTGAAAGAAATGGAACTGGACACATTCGCGGAATATTTCACTCAAAACCTACCCATCAGTTGTCTAGTATACGATAACCGAGGATTCGGTGACAGTGACACCAAGGAAGGCCAGCCTCGCCATGAGATTCTTCCCAGTCAACAGACAAGCGATATATCCGACGCCATCACCTACGCGCAATCGCGAGCCGACGTGGATCCCGACCGCATTGGCATCTGGGGAAGTTCGTACAGCGGGGGGCATGTGCTGTGGGTTGGAGCAGTTGACCGACGAGTGAAGGTGGTGCTCTCTCAAGTTCCGTTTGTAGATGGGTGGCAAAATATGGGCCGACTCATACGGCCTGATATTATGGAGGCCCTTAACAAATCCTATCAGGAAG ACAGATTGGCCCGGGCCGCAGGGAAACCCCCTGCGACGATGAAAGTGGTAGACGAAGACCCCCTGAAACCATCTGCACTCCCTACTCCAGATAGCTATCAGTTCTTTCATGGGTGGGAGGTGAAGTCGAACTGGAAAAATGAGGTCACGCTGAAAAG TCTCGAGGCTCTTCGCGGGTATGTTCCTTCAACACATATCGCCCATATCTCACCAACTCCGCTGTTGATGACTGTGGCGGACAATGATGTGATCACTCCAGCTGATATTGCTCTGGAGGCGTATTCTCGGGCTCGAGAGCCGAAGAAATTGCACATCTTTCCTGGTGGTCATTTTGATGGCTATGCTGGTAAAGGCTTTGAACGTATCGTATCGGTCCAGGTGGACTTTCTGAAAGAACATTTCGTTGGATAG
- a CDS encoding glycoside hydrolase superfamily: protein MVLTHFIFLAATTVKLVATLPLDSIKPPSSRSDVHFNVQQAAADAVPLDKQLMGLSIEFGNAVDYFGDVNNPNAFSKQLLQNIVDRSQSPAILRIGGNTQDRANFCENCNQTMSSIVLNDPNDPKGTEAVNVTFNKNLFNVLANNVPAGTPIIFGLNFRNNSYSLAQAEIDGAFKYIDQSLVMAYELGNEVNLYGDFRPPDYDVNDYARQMREWIPRLRARSSAASSFQFPSFAGPELFKPDMSISELVRLGVPQSIPGIEYFSVHGYPWNICTDEDAAKVDLRNLLDHQQTLDLLDQYSSQISAAKPLGKMMHMGETGSVACHGKDGVSNTLGAALWQLDYALSGATAGIDRFFFHNGKGDFYYSTWEPLPTETSPVPHINPTYYSMLFIADLVADLNGPRITPITSLDSSSAVHFAIYDNDQIQKLVLLNTEYFNETTTRSSREFNIASSLGLNLKVRRLTGQSSDARTGVTWAGQSVDASGGITGDLNIESVSTGIVTLLASEAVIVERA, encoded by the exons ATGGTGCTTACTCACTTCATTTTTCTAGCTGCTACTACGGTGAAGCTCGTAGCTACACTACCGCTGGACAGTATCAAGCCGCCTTCCTCTCGCTCAGATGTGCATTTTAACGTCCAGCAAGCGGCTGCAGACGCAGTGCCTCTGGATAAACAGCTGATGGGTCTGTCCATTGA GTTTGGTAACGCAGTCGACTATTTCGGCGACGTGAACAATCCCAATGCCTTTTCGAAACAACTTCTGCAGAACATCGTGGATCGGTCCCAAAGTCCAGCTATCCTACGTATAGGTGGCAATACTCAAGATCGAGCTAACTTTTGCGAGAACTGTAACCAGACAATGAGTAGCATCGTGCTGAACGACCCAAACGACCCAAAGGGCACCGAAGCAGTCAATGTCACGTTCAACAAGAACCTATTCAATGTCCTGGCAAACAATGTGCCAGCTGGAACTCCGATTATTTTTGGGCTCAATTTCCGTAACA ACAGCTACAGCCTAGCTCAAGCCGAGATCGATGGTGCCTTCAAATACATCGATCAATCTCTGGTCATGGCATACGAACTAGGCAATGAAGTGAACCTTTATGGAGACTTTCGACCACCAGACTACGACGTGAATGATTATGCCCGTCAAATGCGTGAATGGATACCACGTCTCCGAGCTCGCTCGTCCGCCGCTTCGAGCTTCCAGTTTCCATCGTTTGCAGGCCCGGAGTTATTCAAGCCGGATATGAGTATCTCGGAACTAGTGAGGTTGGGCGTACCGCAGTCCATTCCAGGAATTGAATACTTCTCTGTCCATGGCTACCCCTGGAATATATGCACGG ACGAAGATGCAGCCAAAGTCGACCTGAGAAACCTCCTCGACCACCAACAGACCCTAGACCTCCTTGACCAATACAGCAGTCAAATATCCGCCGCAAAACCACTCGGAAAAATGATGCACATGGGCGAAACAGGCTCCGTTGCATGCCATGGAAAGGACGGGGTATCGAATACGCTTGGAGCAGCACTCTGGCAACTGGACTACGCCCTTTCCGGGGCCACAGCTGGGATTGACCGATTCTTCTTCCATAACGGTAAAGGCGACTTTTACTATTCTACGTGGGAGCCATTGCCGACGGAGACATCGCCTGTTCCGCATATTAACCCTAC ATACTATAGCATGCTCTTCATTGCGGATCTCGTAGCAGATCTTAATGGTCCCAGGATTACACCGATCACGTCGCTTGATTCTAGCTCCGCCGTGCATTTTGCTATTTACGACAATGATCAGATCCAGAAGCTCGTTCTCCTGAATACCGAGTATTTTAACGAGACAACCACCCGATCGAGTAGGGAGTTCAACATTGCCTCTAGTCTTGGGCTAAATTTAAAGGTCAGACGCTTAACGGGCCAAAGTTCTGATGCAAGAACTGGCGTGACTTGGGCTGGTCAGAGTGTCGATGCGAGTGGTGGGATCACAGGCGACTTGAACATTGAGAGTGTCTCGACTGGCATCGTAACCCTGCTCGCTTCAGAGGCTGTCATAGTAGAGCGAGCGTGA
- a CDS encoding uncharacterized protein (expressed protein) — MPHQQATLPLLRGTPTLESAIEQEEDMLLERRIEFFVSLYSNRGDIEDIVSYHLGLGRSETCRLGDINEWLHGSFKVCIPIYIHRQSQQPEKRALIRFPLPYKLGESKYPGNVDEKLRCEAAT; from the coding sequence ATGCCTCATCAACAGGCTACGCTTCCACTCCTTCGGGGTACCCCCACATTGGAGTCAGCTAtcgagcaagaagaggacaTGCTCCTTGAGCGGCGAATAGAGTTTTTTGTGTCATTGTACAGCAATCGTGGAGATATCGAGGATATTGTGTCATATCACCTTGGCCTAGGTCGGTCAGAGACCTGTCGGCTCGGAGACATAAACGAATGGCTACACGGCAGCTTCAAGGTTTGCATTCCGATTTATATCCATAGACAGAGCCAGCAACCAGAGAAGCGAGCTCTCATTAGGTTCCCCTTACCGTACAAGCTAGGGGAATCCAAATACCCCGGCAATGTGGATGAAAAACTCCGTTGCGAAGCTGCAACTTAG
- a CDS encoding putative LysM domain protein, whose protein sequence is MSSSTSFADTLSPGTNGTNASRRSTSTVRSRPRRLVSFTDDDESDNGRQLEPSGLSTTLSSDLPVPRSRGATPSPYTSRGASPMPMRHPSRVVSSPGRGASSSLGGFSYTGKNQVKFAESSRAAVEFLDASWSSLQSLASSVLGSDTARPATNGAARTHARKPSRPDSYLGTSSRTLTPSSWGPAVPSTSAIGAGTKEERQAFVQAKKREALLLADTETNGNLSTKHKRRDSSDRMSHLKGGSNQDEEALAYVHHVQPTDSITGVTIRYGCQPAIFRKANGFWPSDSIQGRKTVLLPVDSCSVKGRPIRHDLNLVDAGSSRRDSLEDPSGSSIAPSTVSGPRDQPEAIPDAPSDVEADQIWKHESWVQIDGFSAPVEIGRVPRRALGFFPRSRRKSVSYTDSDIPSFSGRERTPTLSSTSSSIEPQSSRDTPISGNRPHADSSGSRASAKSKPAVRHQRQRSNIQLAGPGVGTLDRDTMAPGPALDGLSKFFAQHLPNLAPTPTPPKFQDSTEYTSNAVSNTPTGLDNIGGAVEGWVRKMTSRAKAGFNELQQSTQGHQMNGTAHRPATRGVGDLIELNDGLESRDSSKILRPEINRSATSLHDGGSVRGRFHSPSAGTSRTRATGDRFKDD, encoded by the coding sequence ATGAGTTCCAGTACCAGCTTTGCCGACACCCTTAGCCCTGGGACAAATGGTACGAATGCTTCCCGCAGGTCCACCTCAACCGTGCGATCACGCCCTCGCCGTTTAGTATCGTTCACCGACGATGACGAAAGTGATAATGGAAGGCAACTGGAGCCCTCCGGGCTGTCCACCACCCTGTCCTCGGATCTCCCGGTACCTCGGTCTCGCGGTGCCACCCCGTCCCCCTACACATCCCGCGGAGCTTCGCCGATGCCCATGAGGCATCCTTCCCGCGTCGTATCTTCGCCTGGCCGTGGTGCGAGTAGCTCATTAGGTGGGTTCAGCTATACTGGCAAGAATCAAGTCAAATTCGCGGAGTCGTCGCGAGCCGCCGTTGAATTTCTGGATGCGTCTTGGTCATCGTTACAGAGTCTGGCCTCATCGGTTTTGGGAAGTGACACTGCACGACCCGCCACCAATGGAGCGGCGCGGACACACGCGAGGAAGCCTTCGCGCCCCGATTCTTACCTGGGAACCTCGTCGCGGACCTTGACACCCTCGTCGTGGGGACCGGCAGTTCCGTCTACCTCCGCAATTGGCGCTGGAACTAAGGAAGAACGGCAAGCATTTGTGCAGGCGAAAAAAAGGGAAGCGCTACTACTAGCGGATACAGAGACGAATGGAAATCTTAGTACGAAACACAAACGACGCGATTCCAGTGATCGAATGAGCCATTTGAAGGGAGGTTCGAAccaggatgaggaggctcTGGCGTACGTACATCATGTCCAGCCGACGGACAGTATAACGGGAGTAACGATACGCTACGGTTGTCAGCCTGCAATCTTCAGGAAGGCGAATGGATTTTGGCCCAGTGATAGTATACAAGGTCGGAAGACAGTTCTTCTACCAGTTGATTCCTGCTCGGTCAAAGGACGACCCATTCGGCATGACCTTAACCTGGTGGATGCTGGGAGTTCTAGACGTGATTCACTGGAAGATCCAAGTGGGAGCTCAATAGCTCCGAGTACGGTTTCAGGGCCCCGTGATCAACCTGAAGCAATCCCTGATGCTCCTTCAGATGTAGAAGCTGATCAAATATGGAAACACGAGTCCTGGGTCCAGATCGACGGCTTCTCTGCGCCTGTAGAGATTGGCCGCGTCCCGCGCAGGGCGTTAGGCTTCTTTCCGCGCTCAAGACGGAAGTCTGTTTCCTATACTGATTCTGATATTCCTTCATTCTCTGGACGCGAGAGAACCCCGACATTATCCTCGACTTCATCAAGCATTGAACCTCAGTCTTCGCGCGATACACCTATATCCGGAAATAGACCTCACGCCGACTCGTCAGGGTCACGAGCATCAGCCAAATCCAAGCCTGCCGTGCGCCATCAACGCCAACGCAGCAATATACAATTAGCCGGGCCGGGAGTTGGCACCCTTGATCGTGACACAATGGCTCCTGGGCCGGCTCTCGACGGTTTGAGTAAATTCTTTGCCCAGCATCTACCGAACCTTGCTCCCACTCCCACTCCACCGAAATTCCAAGACTCCACTGAGTATACCTCAAATGCTGTGTCCAACACTCCCACCGGCTTGGATAATATAGGCGGTGCAGTCGAGGGCTGGGTCAGAAAGATGACGAGCCGCGCAAAGGCTGGGTTTAACGAACTGCAGCAGAGCACACAAGGCCACCAAATGAACGGTACAGCCCATCGACCTGCGACGCGAGGGGTGGGAGACCTGATCGAGCTTAATGATGGGCTAGAATCTCGCGACAGCTCAAAGATACTGAGGCCCGAGATCAACCGATCCGCAACAAGTCTTCACGATGGAGGCTCAGTGAGAGGCCGTTTCCATAGTCCTTCGGCAGGGACGAGCAGGACTCGTGCTACTGGGGACAGGTTCAAGGACGATTGA
- a CDS encoding putative membrane-spanning ATPase (AAA+-type ATPase), translating to MASARGPRWQQFLQELVMVAGTSASAYFLIRYLLSRLDFDPESQKKEEQRRKSAAILRRLDGGEESDEDSPRREGKRGRRQKRGDLALTQYEQAIAMDVVAPDDIPVSFEDIGGLDEIIEELKESVIYPLTMPHLYSSTSSLLTAPSGVLLYGPPGCGKTMLAKALAHESGACFINLHISTLTEKWYGDSNKLVNAVFSLARKLQPSIVFIDEIDAVLGTRRSGEHEASGMVKAEFMTHWDGLTSANSSGEPQRVVVMGATNRIQDIDEAILRRMPKKFPVVLPPAPQRLRILSLVLKDTKVDRENFDLDYLVKAMAGMSGSDIKEACRDAAMAPVRELIREKKAAGLQMNTVDPEEVRGLRTEDFFSRAGGVRIIPPPAQLQAPIKASSEKDWSTESEATSEVETRPSAEMAEPPE from the exons ATGGCTTCAGCGCGCGGTCCGAGATGGCAGCAATTCTTACAGGAATTGGTGATGGTTGCCGGCACT TCGGCATCTGCCTACTTCCTCATTCGATACCTCCTATCTCGTCTTGATTTCGACCCGGAaagccaaaagaaagaagagcaacgaCGTAAGTCGGCTGCTATTCTACGGAGACtcgatggaggagaagagtcTGATGAAGATTCACCACGTAGAGAAGGCAAGCGGGGACGGAGACAAAAGCGTGGAGACCTTGCCCTGACCCAATATGAACAAGCGATCGCAATGGATGTTGTTGCCCCAGACGACATTCCCGTATCATTCGAGGATATTGGCGGCTTGGATGAGATCATTGAGGAGCTGAAAGAGTCTGTTATCTACCCACTAACCATGCCTCATCTCTATTCATCTACGTCTTCACTCCTTACAGCCCCGTCGGGTGTTCTGCTGTATGGTCCTCCTGGGTGCGGAAAGACTATGCTTGCCAAAGCGCTTGCTCATGAGAGTGGAGCATGTTTCATTAACCTACACATATCAACTCTGACGGAGAAGTGGTACGGTGATTCGAATAAGTTGGTCAATGCAGTCTTCTCCCTAGCCAGGAAGCTGCAGCCTTCCATTGTCTTCATTGACGAGATAGACGCTGTCCTTGGCACTAGGCGGAGTGGGGAACACGAGGCAAGTGGTATGGTTAAGGCAGAATTCATGACCCATTGGGATGGCCTTACCTCCGCGAACTCGTCGGGTGAACCCCAGCGGGTTGTTGTGATGGGTGCAACAAACCGCATACAGGATATTGACGAAGCCATTCTCAGGCGGATGCCTAAGAAGTTCCCGGTCGTCCTTCCTCCAGCACCACAACGACTTCGAATCCTCAGTCTCGTACTTAAAGATACCAAGGTAGACCGGGAGAACTTTGACCTTGACTACCTTGTTAAAGCCATGGCAGGCATGTCAGGCAGTGATATCAAGGAAGCTTGTCGCGATGCAGCTATGGCACCAGTTCGAGAGCTCATTCGTGAGAAAAAGGCTGCTGGTCTTCAAATGAACACGGTCGACCCTGAAGAGGTCCGTGGTCTTCGAACAGAAGACTTCTTCTCACGTGCTGGAGGTGTTAGAATTATTCCCCCGCCGGCACAGCTACAGGCACCCATAAAGGCTAGCTCGGAGAAAGATTGGAGTACGGAATCTGAGGCGACGTCTGAAGTTGAAACACGGCCATCTGCTGAAATGGCGGAGCCGCCTGAGTGA
- a CDS encoding putative chromosome segregation protein produces the protein MPPKRKAAAKLSNLAESDNEDATQAQEPRDDERPTKKPRGRPRSKSAELKPLIQSKNDTATAPSQAPEAAPKRGTRRGRPRGSRSSLQSVNQEIEEQKEPEEGEEESGPQVPESAPASNDELVASQPAARSTRSAKPAKPTTTRGRRKATVEKQVKTDGEFQYTPRNTRHYKSPVKANEEAEQSTKQQQKADPQSELEEEVSEGEKAAPDVVEETFVQEEPMEPRSISMSPAKRRQSTQRPLQGSPLKPNAEPELRRKIGELTKKYDTLESRYRTLKEIGVVEANANMEKLRKQCEAMTNASNNLVAGLKAELEAQKALGQQSRTLQKQLKERDAEIAQLKSQAEEATSQLSSAQTEVKALQTKLAAARNTAASLESAAAKVPGSAIKGGSNRANAAASAEAAQAAQFAQLKEDLYTDLTGLIIRDVKKGDSDNLYDCIQTGINGTLHFKLAVPHVSSANFENAEFQYVPLLDDNRDRDLIDILPEYLTVDITFVRQQASKFYTRVIDALTKRRTSTGN, from the exons ATGCCACCCAAGAGAAAGGCCGCAGCCAAGCTTTCTAATTTAGCGGAGTCCGACAACGAGGACGCGACGCAGGCCCAGGAACCACGCGACGATGAGCGCCCTACGAAGAAGCCGAGAGGGCGGCCTCGCTCGAAGTCCGCAGAGCTCAAACCACTAATCCAATCAAAAAATGACACCGCAACTGCACCATCCCAGGCGCCGGAGGCTGCACCTAAGAGGGgaacaagaagagggagacCAAGGGGTTCCAGAAGCTCACTGCAATCTGTTAACcaagagatagaagagcagaaggaacccgaggaaggggaggaagagtCTGGTCCTCAGGTCCCGGAAAGCGCGCCTGCATCTAACGATGAGCTCGTCGCATCGCAACCTGCTGCTAGGTCAACCAGGTCTGCGAAACCTGCCAAGCCTACGACCACCCGCGGACGACGCAAAGCAACTGTTGAGAAGCAAGTCAAGACTGACGGCGAATTTCAATATACCCCGAGAAATACGCGACATTATAAGTCACCGGTAAAGGCCAACGAAGAAGCTGAACAATCCACAAAACAACAGCAGAAAGCAGATCCACAGTCAGaactggaagaggaggtaTCAGAAGGTGAAAAGGCTGCGCCAGATGTTGTCGAGGAGACCTTTGTCCAGGAGGAACCCATGGAACCTCGCTCTATCTCCATGTCGCCAGCTAAGCGTAGACAATCTACTCAACGTCCTCTACAGGGTTCGCCACTAAAGCCTAACGCGGAGCCGGAATTAAGGCGCAAGATCGGAGAACTCACTAAAAAGTACGATACTTTGGAGAGTCGCTACCGAACCCTTAAAGAGATAGGTGTGGTAGAAGCAAATGCCAATATGGAAAAATTACGGAAACAATGCGAAGCAATGACGAATG CTTCGAACAACTTGGTTGCTGGTCTGAAGGCAGAACTGGAGGCACAAAAGGCGCTTGGTCAGCAAAGCCGGACACTACAGAAACAGTTAAAGGAGCGAGATGCAGAAATCGCTCAATTGAAATctcaagctgaagaagccaCCAGTCAGCTGTCTTCCGCTCAAACTGAGGTTAAAGCTTTACAGACCAAGCTTGCAGCTGCTCGGAATACAGCAGCGAGTCTCGAAAGTGCTGCCGCCAAGGTCCCTGGAAGCGCCATCAAGGGTGGTAGCAACCGTGCTAATGCCGCAGCAAGTGCTGAAGCCGCGCAAGCAGCTCAATTTGCACAGCTCAAGGAGGACCTTTACACTGATCTCACCGGTTTGATTATTCGTGATGTCAAAAAGGGAGACTCCGACAATCTGTATGATTGTATCCAAACAGGTATCAACGGGA CGCTACACTTCAAATTGGCCGTACCGCACGTTTCATCAGCCAATTTTGAGAACGCAGAGTTTCAGTATGTTCCACTTCTGGATGACAACCGAGATCGCGATTTGATCGATATCCTTCCTGAATATTTAACGGTGGATATCACTTTCGTCCGTCAGCAAGCGTCGAAATTTTACACCCGAGTCATTGATGCTCTCACAAAACGGCGGACGAGCACTGGTAactaa